One window from the genome of Xenorhabdus bovienii SS-2004 encodes:
- a CDS encoding MFS transporter: MHSNSSFSVYLIAIGAFALGMASYVTAGLIPLIETSFSVSVAMAAQLVTAFTLAYGLGSPLIVAVLPMNKQRQGLLLALVIFFVANVASALSSNFQMLLIFRAIAGIGAGVYLAMGIAASAALSERNNQGKSIAIIMGGMASGVVLGVPLSLILANYAGWQAALWLISLLGLASFIGLALKLPALPDTSHIPLKRKIAILADGNVLMILSVSLLAAISSLGMYTFIAPLISEPSYNVNVSVTTYLWVWGIGGVIGSFLIGPIIDRIKGPLLTLIIMVLLAISLLLLPLFAEINQWLVMLPIALWGAVGWALQVPQNNELISTREKQGDGNLAVALNESALYLGSAIGAAIGGLLLSLSIPIWILAVAAGGIAVIGGIIQIFYLLRASQRTTNSSQ; this comes from the coding sequence ATGCACTCAAACAGTAGTTTTTCCGTATATCTTATTGCCATTGGTGCATTTGCCCTTGGTATGGCTTCATACGTAACGGCTGGCTTGATCCCTTTGATTGAAACATCTTTTTCCGTATCTGTTGCTATGGCTGCACAGTTAGTGACTGCTTTTACACTGGCGTATGGGCTGGGTTCTCCATTAATTGTTGCAGTGCTACCCATGAATAAGCAGAGGCAAGGGCTTTTGTTAGCACTTGTCATTTTCTTTGTGGCCAATGTTGCCAGTGCATTAAGCAGTAATTTTCAAATGTTATTAATATTCAGAGCTATTGCAGGCATTGGTGCTGGAGTTTATCTGGCTATGGGAATTGCAGCTTCGGCAGCCCTTTCAGAACGCAATAATCAGGGTAAATCTATCGCCATTATCATGGGTGGCATGGCAAGTGGAGTGGTATTAGGTGTGCCCCTTAGCCTTATTTTAGCTAATTATGCAGGCTGGCAGGCAGCACTATGGCTGATAAGTTTATTGGGATTGGCATCATTTATTGGATTGGCTTTAAAGCTTCCTGCCTTGCCCGATACTTCACACATTCCTCTGAAAAGAAAAATAGCTATTTTAGCTGATGGTAATGTCTTAATGATTTTGTCAGTTTCCCTTTTGGCTGCAATATCCAGCTTGGGAATGTATACATTCATTGCGCCATTAATTTCAGAGCCAAGTTATAACGTGAATGTTTCTGTAACCACTTATTTATGGGTATGGGGAATTGGCGGGGTTATTGGTAGCTTCCTGATTGGGCCAATTATAGATCGGATTAAAGGCCCATTACTGACATTGATTATCATGGTATTACTCGCTATTTCATTATTATTACTCCCATTGTTCGCTGAAATAAATCAGTGGTTGGTTATGTTGCCAATTGCATTATGGGGAGCTGTAGGATGGGCATTACAAGTTCCACAAAATAATGAGTTGATTAGTACCCGTGAGAAGCAGGGAGATGGAAATTTAGCGGTAGCATTGAATGAGTCTGCACTTTATCTTGGTAGTGCTATTGGTGCCGCTATCGGAGGATTGTTACTTTCATTGAGTATTCCAATATGGATCCTAGCTGTTGCCGCAGGTGGAATTGCCGTTATCGGGGGGATCATACAAATATTTTATCTTTTACGAGCAAGTCAAAGGACAACGAATAGTTCTCAATAG